In Lepisosteus oculatus isolate fLepOcu1 chromosome 15, fLepOcu1.hap2, whole genome shotgun sequence, one genomic interval encodes:
- the phf11 gene encoding uncharacterized protein phf11 isoform X4: MYCEIHRNNQETKKRNKEDAVDDSSMSGDPPNFEEVHLPYISEDSNDDDNRSLTKRKRTSATKWKGEKKLRKAGSREYRRITDSEDERELTNSGQELVQPEQEKETPSPCQNKLDKGQETGRQTADDEQEPAVSGYHTMPRIVDGSVRSTFNGKDMIENGLQNKAVKNEASVMAKEDEIGEENRDSDSTDCSESLLLPVHVVSVQDETEAVISVHPPTAEAASENPATFWRKCREAGCVEQIMNKLTATVTDISERIIADRASDEDYAFTMTVLEASGMLPNVLQEKERELKEQLENLKKEIDALRSSQHAINELKQSHSIKQESNSC, encoded by the exons atgTATTGTGAAATTCACCGCAACAACCAAGAAACAAAGAAGAGAAACAAAGAGGATGCAG tagaTGATTCCTCTATGTCTGGTGACCCACCGAACTTTGAGGAGGTTCATCTTCCCTATATATCTGAAGACAGCAATGATGATGACAACAGAAGTTTAACAAAA agaaaaagaacTTCAGCAACAAAGTG GAAAGGTGAGAAGAAGCTGAGAAAAGCAGGATCAAGGGAATACAGAAGAATAACCGATTCTGAAG ATGAAAGAGAGTTGACTAATTCTGGACAAGAGTTGGTGCAACCAGAACAGGAAAAAGAAACTCCTAGCCCCTGTCAAAAT aaattAGATAAAGGTCAAGAAACTGGAAG ACAAACAGCAGATGATGAACAAGAACCAGCTGTTTCAG GATATCATACGATGCCCCGTATTGTAGATGGAAGTGTACGGTCCACCTTCAATGGGAAG GATATGATTGAAAACGGCCTACAAAATAAAGCAGTAAAAAATG AAGCAAGTGTAATGGCCAAGGAGGATGAAATTGGAGAAGAAAACAGAGACAGTGACTCA ACTGATTGCTCTGAATCTCTCCTGTTGCCTGTTCACGTTGTATCAGTTCAAGATGAGACAGAAGCAGTGATTTCAG TTCACCCACCAACAGCAGAGGCTGCTTCAGAGAATCCTGCCACATTCTGGAGAAAATGCAGAGAAGCTGGCTGTGTGGAGCAAATCATGAACAAGTTAACTGCAACCGTGACTGATATTTCAGAGAGAATAATTGCAGACCGAGCCAGTGATGAAG ATTATGCCTTTACCATGACAGTATTAGAGGCATCTGGAATGTTACCAAatgttcttcaagaaaaggaAAGAG AATTGAAGGAGCAACTGGAAAATCTTAAGAAGGAAATAGATGCCCTGAGAAGCTCACAACATGCAATAAATGAACTAAAACAGAGTCATAGTATTAAACAAGAGAGCAATTCTTGTTAG